The Rhodopseudomonas julia DNA segment CGACGGCGACGCATGACACCAAGCGGGGCGAGGATGCGCGTGCCCGCATCGCCACGATCAGCGAAATGGCGGAGGAATGGGCCGAAGCGGTGAAGCGCTGGAACGCGACCCTCCTGCCGCTGGTGGCGGAGCTCGACGACGGGCCGGCACCCGAGCCGAACGTCGTCTGGCTGTTTCATCAGGCGCTTCTCGGCGGCTGGCCGCTCGAATTGCAGGCGGACGATCATGAAGGTCTCGCCGATCTCGTCGAGCGACTGGAAGCCTTCATGCTCAAAGCCGTGCGCGAGGCGAAGGAGCGGACGAGCTGGACCGCCGCCAATACGGCCTATGAGGAGAAGCTCTCCAACTTCGTGCGTTCGGCGCTCTCCAACGATTTCGCCGCCTATCGCCAGGACTTTCTCAAGGTGAGCACGCCGCTGTTTGCGGCCGGTGCGGTCAATTCGCTGGTGCAGACGGTGATCAAGTTGACGGCGCCGGGCGTGCCGGACGTCTATCAGGGGACGGAGCTGTGGGATCTGTCCTTCGTCGATCCCGACAATCGCCGGCCGGTCGATTTCGACAGGCGTCGGGCGCTTCTTGGGGAAGTCGGAGAGATGACGTTCGCGCAGACGCTTCCGCGCTGGCACGAGGCCGTGCCGAAGGCGTGGCTCGTGCAGCGCCTGCTGCGTCTGCGTGGCGAGCACCGCAAACTCTTTCTCGAGGGCGGCTATGAACCGCTTTCCGTCGAAGGACCGATGGCGGCGCAGATCACCGCCTATGCGCGCCAGGTGGAGGGCGAAGCCCTCGTCGTGATCGTGCCGCGGCTGCCGCTTTCGTTGCTTGAGGGGGAAGATGGGCTGACCTTGCGCGCCGATGCCTTTGCCGACACGTTTGTGTCGCTTCCCGGCGGGTTCGCCCGGTTCTCCGATCTCGTCGGGGGTGCCGATGTCGAGGGCGATCGCATTGCGGCTTCAGAGCTCTTTCGTCGCGCTCCGCTGGCACTCTTGTTCGCCTCGGCGTCCTAGGAATTTGTCCGCGGGCCCGGTTTAGTGCCTAAACCTCCGGCATGGATGACGAAATTTTTGGAACCTTGGCATGGGTGCCGGTGTTGTGAGAACGGTTTACCGCACCCAGATCAAGGAGAGGATGGACGCATGAAAATTAAAGCCATTGCCATTGCTGCTGTTGCTGCCCTCAGCATCACCGCCTGCACGCAGACGGATAAGAACGCAGCGACCGGCGCAGCGATTGGCGGTGTCGGCGGCGCAGCGATCGGCGGGCTTGCGACAAAATCGGTCGGAGGCGCCGTGGTCGGTGGTGCGATCGGTGCCGCTTCTGGCGCCATCATCGGCTCGGTGGCGAGCCGTCCCGGCTATTGCTACTACCGCGACCGCTATGGCCGCCGCTACACCGCGGAGTGCCCGTCGGGTTACTGATCGCGCACAGCTGAGTTGAAAGAGAGGCCTCCGGCGTAAGCCGGGGGCCTCTTCATTTGCGTCGCCGAAAACCGGCCGGTAAGAAAGTGCGTTCCTGCAGAGAGAGGGTGGCCTTGCGGAAAGTTTCTAAGCTCCTCGTTGCCAATCGTTCCGAAATTGCAATCCGTGTGTTTCGCGCGGCCAACGAGCTGGGGCTGAAGACGGTTGCCGTCTTCGCCGAAGAAGACAAGCTCGCCCTGCATCGCTTCAAGGCCGACGAGGCCTATCTGATCGGCTCCGGCTCGCACCTGCCCGGCCAGATGGGTCCGATCGAGGCGTATCTGTCGATCGACGAGATCCTGCGCGTCGCCAAGGCGAGCGGTGCGGACGCCATTCATCCGGGCTACGGCTTTCTGTCGGAAAGCCCGGAATTTGCCGAGGCCTGCCGCGAGGCCGGCATCACCTTCATCGGGCCCTCGCCGGAAACGATGCGCCGGCTCGGCAACAAGGTTGCCGCGCGCAATCTCGCGGTCGAGGCGGGTGTGCCTGTGATGCCGGCGAGCGAGCCTCTGCCGGACGACGAAAACCGGTGGAAAGACGTCGCAGGCGAGATCGGCTACCCGGTCATGCTCAAGGCCTCCTGGGGCGGCGGCGGGCGCGGCATGCGCGTCATCTCCAACGAGAAAGAACTCGTGGAGACGGTGCGGCAGGCGAAGCGCGAGGCCAAGGCCGCCTTCGGCAAGGACGAGGTGTATCTCGAAAAGCTCGTCGAGCATGCGCGCCATGTCGAGGTTCAGGTCCTCGGTGACCGGCACGGCAACCAGGTGCATCTTTTCGAGCGTGACTGTTCCGTGCAGCGGCGCCACCAAAAGGTCGTAGAGCGCGCGCCGGCGCCTTATCTGAGTGCGGAAAAGCGGGAGGAATTGTGCGGCTATGCGCTGAAGCTCGCAAAGGCCGCCGATTATGTCTGCGCCGGAACCGTTGAGTTCCTGCAGGATTCCACGACGGGCGAATTTCACTTCATCGAGGTCAATCCGCGCGTCCAGGTGGAGCACACCGTCACCGAAGAGGTGACGGGCATCGACATCGTCAAAGCGCAGATCCGGCTGATCGAAGGCGAGAAGATCGGCGATCCCGCGTCGGGCGTGCCGCCGCAGGAGAAGATCTTCCTCAACGGCAACGCCCTGCAATGCCGTATCACGACGGAAGATCCGGAAGAGAACTTCATCCCGGATTACGGTCGCATAACCGCCTATCGCGGTGCCACCGGCTTCGGCATTCGCCTCGACGGCGGCACGGCCTATTCCGGCGCCGTCATCACCCGCTTTTACGATCCGCTTCTGGAGAAGGTGACGGCCTGGGCGCCGACACCGGAGGAGGCGTTGAAGCGGATGCACCGGGCGCTGCGCGAATTCCGCATCCGCGGCGTGGCGACCAATCTCACCTTCCTGGAAAACATCATCACGCACCCTTCCTTCCAGGATAACAGCTACACGACGCGCTTCATCGACGAGACGCCGGAGCTCTTCGATACGGTGCGGCGCCGCGACCGCGGCACCAAGCTTTTGAATTATATCGCCGATGTTTCCGTGAACGGGCATCCGGAGACGCGCAACAGGCCACGACCGCCGGCCGATGTGCCGGCGCCCGTGCCGCCGCTGTTTGGCGCGAAGGCGATGCCAGAGGATTTCCTCGGCACACGCCAGCTTCTCGACCGCGACGGGCCGGAGGGGTTGGCACGCTGGGTGCGTGCACAGAAGCGGACGCTCGTCACCGACACGACCATGCGCGACGGGCATCAGTCACTGCTCGCCACCCGTATGCGCACGCACGACATCGCGGCGATCGCACCGGCCTATCAGGCGGCGCTGCCGGAGCTCTTCTCGCTCGAATGCTGGGGCGGGGCGACCTTCGACGTCGCCATGCGCTTTTTGACGGAAGATCCGTGGGAGCGGCTGAAGCGCATCCGCGCCGGGGCACCGGGCATCTTGATGCAGATGCTGCTTCGAGGCTCCAACGGCGTCGGCTACACCAATTATCCCGATAACGTCGTCCGCTTCTTCGTCGCCAAGGCGGCGGAGGCGGGTGTCGACGTGTTCCGCGTCTTCGACTGCCTCAACTGGGTCGAAAACATGCGGGTATCGATGGATGCCGTCATCGAGAGCGGCAAGATCTGCGAAGGCACGATCTGCTACACCGGCGATATCTTCGATCCGGACCGCGCCAAATACGACCTCGCCTATTACGTCGATCTCGCCGCGCAGCTGGAGAAGGCCGGCGCGCATATGATCGCCGTCAAGGACATGGCGGGCGTCCTGCGTCCTGCCGCGGCGAAGGTGCTCTTCAAGGCGCTGCGTGAGGCGACGGATCTGCCGCTGCATTTCCACACGCATGACACGTCGGGCATTTCGGCCGCCTCGGTGCTCGCTGCGGTCGAGGAAGGCGTCGATATCGTCGATGCAGCGATGGATTCCGTTGCGGGCCTCACCTCGCAGCCGGCGCTCGGCTCGATCGTGGAAGCGCTCGCTTCGGGCGAGCGCGCGACGGGCCTCACGCGTGATGCGATCCGCAAGATCGCCTTTTACTGGGAGGCGGTGCGCTATCAGTACGCGGCCTTCGAAAGCGACCTCAAGGCGCCGGCCTCGGAGGTCTATCTCCACGAAATGCCGGGCGGACAGTTCACCAATCTCAAGGAGCAGGCGCGTGGTCTCGGGCTTGAATCGCGCTGGCACAGCGTTGCGCACACCTATCACGACGTGAATTTGATGTTCGGCGACATCGTCAAGGTGACGCCGTCTTCAAAGGTCGTCGGCGACATGGCGCTGATGATGGTGAGCCAGGATCTCTCCGTCGACGACGTGCTCGATCCGAACCGCGAGATCGCGTTCCCGGATTCCGTCGTCAAAATGATGCGCGGCGAACTGGGGCAGCCGCCGGGAGGCTGGCCGGAAGCGATTCAGAAGAAGGTTCTGAAGAACGACGAGCCGATCACCGTGCGGCCCGGCTCTCTGATGGAGCCGGCGGATCTGGAGGCGGAGCGTGCAAAGGCCGTGGAGGCGGCCGATCACGAGATCTCCGACGAGGAGCTCGCCTCCTATCTCATGTATCCGAAGGTCTTCACCGACTTTGCGCGGGCGCAGGAGGATTACGGGCCGACGGAGGTTCTGCCGACGCCCGTTTATTTCT contains these protein-coding regions:
- the pyc gene encoding pyruvate carboxylase, whose amino-acid sequence is MRKVSKLLVANRSEIAIRVFRAANELGLKTVAVFAEEDKLALHRFKADEAYLIGSGSHLPGQMGPIEAYLSIDEILRVAKASGADAIHPGYGFLSESPEFAEACREAGITFIGPSPETMRRLGNKVAARNLAVEAGVPVMPASEPLPDDENRWKDVAGEIGYPVMLKASWGGGGRGMRVISNEKELVETVRQAKREAKAAFGKDEVYLEKLVEHARHVEVQVLGDRHGNQVHLFERDCSVQRRHQKVVERAPAPYLSAEKREELCGYALKLAKAADYVCAGTVEFLQDSTTGEFHFIEVNPRVQVEHTVTEEVTGIDIVKAQIRLIEGEKIGDPASGVPPQEKIFLNGNALQCRITTEDPEENFIPDYGRITAYRGATGFGIRLDGGTAYSGAVITRFYDPLLEKVTAWAPTPEEALKRMHRALREFRIRGVATNLTFLENIITHPSFQDNSYTTRFIDETPELFDTVRRRDRGTKLLNYIADVSVNGHPETRNRPRPPADVPAPVPPLFGAKAMPEDFLGTRQLLDRDGPEGLARWVRAQKRTLVTDTTMRDGHQSLLATRMRTHDIAAIAPAYQAALPELFSLECWGGATFDVAMRFLTEDPWERLKRIRAGAPGILMQMLLRGSNGVGYTNYPDNVVRFFVAKAAEAGVDVFRVFDCLNWVENMRVSMDAVIESGKICEGTICYTGDIFDPDRAKYDLAYYVDLAAQLEKAGAHMIAVKDMAGVLRPAAAKVLFKALREATDLPLHFHTHDTSGISAASVLAAVEEGVDIVDAAMDSVAGLTSQPALGSIVEALASGERATGLTRDAIRKIAFYWEAVRYQYAAFESDLKAPASEVYLHEMPGGQFTNLKEQARGLGLESRWHSVAHTYHDVNLMFGDIVKVTPSSKVVGDMALMMVSQDLSVDDVLDPNREIAFPDSVVKMMRGELGQPPGGWPEAIQKKVLKNDEPITVRPGSLMEPADLEAERAKAVEAADHEISDEELASYLMYPKVFTDFARAQEDYGPTEVLPTPVYFYGLEAGDEVMVEIERGKTLVVRCQVVGEPDEEGQVRVFFELNGQPRFVRVPDRAHGAGDAARRPKAEAGNADQVGAPMPGVISQIAVKAGEKVTAGDVLLSIEAMKMETAIHADRDGTIEALTVKAGDAVDAKDLLISYEAAE